Proteins encoded by one window of Candidatus Hydrogenedentota bacterium:
- a CDS encoding ABC transporter permease produces MSVYFPTVAVTLALTICAVFIALLGFDWRLAYLSLLEGSFGNTNALSETFIKATPLIFTGLSFAIARRCGLVNLGAEGQLFIGGLFSTFVGVSFNELPPLIHLPLALLAGAVGGGLWGLLTASLKNRFGASELITCIMLNYVATYLVAFFVTGPLKEAGSAFPQSAMVAESARLPRIIEGTRLHAGIILALLCVLFYYMFLWRTARGYEIRLVGHNSDAAQYAGMKVKKNALLSMTIAGAFAGLAGSCEILGIQLRLFQNFSQNYGFDGVSVALLGNNTPTGILFSGILFGAIKSGTNKMQMAAHVPSAMVQIIQALIILLVVGREMFNVFKRKMKIQKPCP; encoded by the coding sequence ATGTCGGTTTATTTCCCGACAGTAGCTGTTACGCTTGCATTGACCATATGCGCTGTATTCATCGCGTTGCTTGGATTTGACTGGCGTTTGGCTTACCTGAGCCTGCTGGAAGGTTCGTTTGGAAATACGAACGCCCTGTCGGAAACATTCATCAAGGCCACACCACTGATCTTTACCGGGCTTTCTTTTGCAATTGCACGGCGTTGCGGTTTGGTGAACCTGGGAGCCGAGGGTCAATTATTCATAGGAGGACTTTTTTCAACCTTTGTGGGAGTTTCTTTTAATGAACTTCCACCGTTAATTCACCTGCCCCTTGCCTTGCTCGCCGGTGCCGTGGGCGGAGGATTATGGGGATTGCTTACCGCTTCTCTCAAGAACCGCTTTGGCGCAAGTGAATTGATCACTTGCATCATGCTAAACTATGTCGCCACCTACCTGGTGGCCTTTTTTGTCACGGGACCGCTGAAGGAAGCGGGCAGCGCGTTCCCACAATCTGCAATGGTGGCTGAATCAGCAAGGCTCCCCCGAATAATCGAAGGCACTCGTTTGCATGCGGGAATTATCCTGGCACTCTTGTGTGTTTTGTTTTACTACATGTTTCTATGGCGAACGGCCAGAGGATATGAAATACGACTGGTGGGACACAACTCCGATGCGGCGCAGTATGCCGGCATGAAAGTTAAGAAGAACGCCCTGCTTTCCATGACCATCGCAGGTGCTTTTGCGGGACTGGCAGGCAGCTGTGAGATATTGGGAATTCAATTGCGCCTGTTCCAGAACTTCTCGCAAAACTATGGGTTTGATGGTGTTTCCGTAGCCCTACTTGGTAACAATACCCCGACAGGTATTCTATTCTCGGGCATTTTGTTTGGTGCAATTAAAAGCGGTACCAACAAAATGCAGATGGCCGCGCATGTGCCCTCCGCTATGGTACAGATTATTCAGGCGTTGATTATTTTACTTGTAGTGGGTCGGGAAATGTTTAATGTTTTCAAAAGAAAAATGAAAATTCAGAAACCTTGTCCGTGA